The Geothrix sp. genome has a window encoding:
- the ychF gene encoding redox-regulated ATPase YchF, with protein sequence MAVACGIVGLPNVGKSTLFNALTRAGAASANYPFCTIEPNTGVVDVPDPRLAALAEIVNPQRVLPAAQEFVDIAGLVRGASKGEGLGNAFLGHIRETDAIVQVVRCFEDGNVTHVEGGVDPERDLSIIETELVIKDLDAVEKGLERHRKVAKTGNKESLALVAVLERVFAALDGGKWARTAGLSPEDKALIKSYGLLTLKPTLFVGNIGEEDIRNPEGNAHYQKLLALAAERQAPCIPICSKLEAEIQDLPEEDRPLFLEEAGLSEPGLNVLIHASYDLLGLQTYFTAGVKEVRAWTIHKGDTAPQAAGVIHTDFEKGFIRAQVIAYEDFIQYRGEQGAKDAGKMRTEGKDYVVKDGDLMNFLFNV encoded by the coding sequence ATGGCTGTGGCTTGTGGCATCGTGGGGCTCCCCAATGTGGGAAAATCCACCCTTTTCAACGCTCTCACCCGTGCGGGCGCGGCTTCGGCCAACTATCCCTTCTGCACCATCGAGCCCAATACGGGCGTGGTGGATGTGCCCGATCCCCGCCTGGCGGCCCTGGCCGAGATCGTGAACCCCCAGCGGGTCCTGCCGGCGGCCCAGGAATTCGTGGATATCGCGGGCCTGGTCCGGGGCGCCAGCAAGGGCGAGGGCCTGGGCAACGCCTTCCTGGGCCACATCCGGGAGACCGATGCCATCGTCCAGGTGGTGCGCTGCTTCGAGGACGGCAATGTCACCCATGTGGAGGGTGGCGTGGACCCGGAGCGGGACCTCAGCATCATCGAGACGGAACTGGTCATCAAGGACCTGGACGCCGTCGAGAAGGGCCTGGAGCGCCACCGGAAGGTCGCCAAGACCGGCAACAAGGAATCCCTGGCCCTGGTGGCGGTGCTGGAGCGGGTCTTCGCGGCCCTGGACGGCGGCAAGTGGGCCCGCACCGCGGGCCTGTCGCCCGAGGACAAGGCCCTCATCAAGTCCTACGGCCTGCTCACCCTCAAGCCCACCCTCTTCGTGGGCAACATCGGGGAGGAGGACATCCGGAACCCCGAGGGCAATGCCCACTACCAGAAGCTCCTGGCGCTCGCCGCCGAGCGCCAGGCCCCCTGCATCCCCATCTGCTCCAAGCTCGAAGCCGAGATTCAGGACCTCCCCGAGGAGGACCGTCCCCTCTTCCTGGAGGAGGCCGGCCTGTCGGAACCGGGCCTCAATGTCCTCATCCACGCCAGCTACGACCTGCTGGGCCTCCAGACCTACTTCACCGCCGGGGTGAAGGAAGTGCGGGCCTGGACCATCCACAAGGGGGACACGGCCCCCCAGGCCGCGGGCGTCATCCACACCGACTTCGAGAAGGGCTTCATCCGGGCCCAGGTCATCGCCTACGAGGACTTCATCCAGTACCGGGGCGAGCAGGGGGCCAAGGATGCCGGGAAGATGCGCACTGAGGGCAAGGACTATGTGGTGAAAGATGGGGACCTCATGAACTTCCTGTTCAATGTCTGA